The DNA segment AATTTCTTTGTCAAGTTTTTAAGGctaaaatcacatggtcttgtTTGAATATTTTAACATGCATTCAAGGCTAAAATCCCACACTTGTGATTCTGATATCTGGTAGACCTTTGCACTTAGAACAGTGTCTAATGGAAAAGATAGATGCTCTTGTTGGTGCTTGGTTGCCAGGTACTGAAGGACGGGGAATCACAGATGTTATATTTGGAGATCATGGCTTGAAAGGTCAAACTACCAATGACTTGGTTCAGGAGAGTTGAACAGCTTGATCAACCAGTTGTTGGAGTTAGTTCAATCTGGCCCTTTATTCCCTCTTGGTTATGAACTAACATATGACAAGGACAATTCACATGACTAAAGACTTACTCAGAAATCAACAAAACGAGTTTGTGAACAATTTTTCACTTGGCACCCTGTATAGGCAAAGAGAACCTAGATAGTACTTGAAACTAGCCGTACAATTGTTGGCGTGCCGGTGATCCTTGATTCTCTGGTTTTTTTCTTCAAGTCTCCTTCCACAAATGCTGATGCTCGGTTGGGGTGATCTGAAAAAGGTACTCCGACatcaagtaagtactctgtATAAAGAGTGTATGTTGGTAATTGATAGAAGCGTACCTTACACCTCTGCAGAAGAGATGAATATGAGAGAATATTTCTAACATCTTTCAATTTATCAGTATTTAGCTTATTTGTCGGAGATATCTCCCGCATATTTcgaaatataaattataacttATTAAGTGTTATTGTAATTGTCGTTCCTGTCATTTATGGTATGTCCTGAGATGTTCTTTGACTCGGACAGTCGGTCACCTAGACCGAGACTGGTTCTTCTGGACGGGTACAGCAACAATCTTTATGCTTACCATATTGTAATATTTATGTCCAGGGCATTTGCAGTGATGAACTTCAAAGATGACCATAAATGAATGAATGTATGTATTAGATTGTCTTACTTTGTATCTGATGTGTACTGAATATTTCAAGCATCTTGAGTGGCCAATGATCTTGTAATATTGTTGAAAGGACATGTCTTTTACATTTCTATTTCTCCATAAATGCCTAAATTGTTTACCTTGTTGCCTATATTCTGGTTTATTCCCATTGGTCTGAATCTTTTGAGAGACAATTGCATCACCCAATGGACATGATGCCCACTATCAGTCATTTTTCTACATAGGCCCCACTATTTGTAGATTCATGAATTATGGCCTAATAAAAGCACCATAGAAAATTATACCCACTTTTCTAGCAGTCTTCAGAAATGATTTCTGATTAATAATTCCATTTGCAAGGTACTTCAACACTGGTTGCAATATTTGGTTTGAATTTTGATTCAACCCAAAGAAATTTAAGTGCAATCCTGATTCACTTCAATCTAATAAAGGAGAATCAAAGACAAATACACTTTAAATAAGTGGTGAGTGTTGGAGAAAAAGTTCTAGAAAGCTGAAAATTTTATCTCTCCAAATGATTCTTTatcaaaaaaaaatgtatacttTATACCTTTCACTAcctgaaaattttaaaaaaataaataaaacaaaagacTCCTAGAGTGTTCATTGTATGTATGCTACATATAcaagtttttaaatattttatattaataagaaTCATCTAAAATCTATATTAGCGAGAGTTTGTTGAGCGTATCAGGTCACTATCAGATTATTATTGGACCACTCATATTATATAGTTTCACACACAAGTTGAGAGATTTCGGCGCAAGAGAGTGTGTCCACATCGATTAGAGAGAAAGATATTTCACTTCATTACATATAAATGGGTGTAAACCTCATTTTATTAACtggttttataagattgaaacAATTTTTAATGAAATCTCTCTTctcaaaaacatttttttcttccatgatacactttattttatttatttttcttatttccaCCTAAACTTTTGGCAACAAATAAAGAAGAATTATGGGTTGTAATTAATACAACTTGccaagaaaaaacaaaagattGCCTTTGAGTTGGTGGTTTGTCTCGTCAAACCATGCTGGCCCATTTGGCTTCTACTCTTTTTGCATTCTTCATTTTAGAGGTAAAATCATGAAATTCACTTTATATCATTGTTTTATTAGGAGTCTCAAATTACTTGCAGGAATTGCCAAAAACAGGCTCAGTAGCATCACAATTATGTTAATTGtgaaacaaagttagcaaaagtaaaataaaacctttttaaaagggtatatttgtttcttttacaAAACACATTAAGTTTATATAAGCTACCTggttatataatataattaattatataaaaaaatctttaaccATATGATAGAAATTTAAACAAACTCTTTATAAATTATGAGAAGTAAAAAGtaagattaaattttaaaaaaaatagaaataaagttacttttattgaagatttgaaaacatattCAAACAACCTGAATTTAAACTTGAGAATATTTGAACTACTaattaaaatatacattatTATTCGTCCTAAACAATTTTGTTGTATggctatttttttcttttttatttctattttaactaattattatatttgaacCACATATACCATATCATAATGATCACATATACCATATCATAATGAGTGGAGAAATGGACCAAACCTTAgatgttttattaaaaaaaatagggaAATTATAAAAAGAGAGGATTGAATTGTGATTTAATTTATTGTAGATGTGGTCCTAATAAAGAACAAAAGTTGTAACTTGCATCTAACAAAAATTATGTTTAGATGaacatatttgaaaatttattctatttttagcTTTTTTAGTCTAAACAATCACATCATAAGCATATTTTGCAATTCAATTGAATCACTTGATTAACATATTATCTTGTTCTCTTTAACAAGTGATCATATCATAGTTCTAGCATATGACCAAATAATGCAGATGCAAACTACAAACTtagttttaaaaacattttgatGAAACATTCTTCATATAAATTCCCACACTCTCCCTCTTGAATTAGTACAGACAAAAATAACATGCAATATAAAGGAAATAAGAAAGAGATAGAAATACtcacaaaaattatattttttaattttcacaaCATCATACATTCAATTCTTAACCAACAAGTCAATTTCAACTAGACAAACTAATGTTACAAAGTACACTAGAGTATTCTTTGAGCTTGTAACCACTCTTGGTTATTCTTTCTCAAGTCAGTCTTAGCTACTCCCTTTTGAGTATTATTTGACAAATAGTTAAGGTAGGAAGGTTGGATGTTTCAATGATGAACATATCATTGGATTTAATCACTAAGGAGGATTGTGTCTGACAAAGAATACAAAGATTTTGTTTCTCTTCTAGTTCAAATGTTCTTTCAGTCTAGGAAGGGACTATGTCTTTCTATGAACATAATAGGTAAGCGCTATCCCCTAGGTGTTTGACTGAAAACTTTTAGTGTTCTTCTCATAATCTCTTTTGATCCATAATGATAGCGACACTCATGTTTTGGGTTCTAGGATCATTCTTCTGAAACTTTGAGAAATGTTCTTTATCTTAGTAGCAATTTGGAATAATATCTTCTTTAttatctctttcttcttcttgatgGTAAGATTTTTATAGGCACTCAAAAAAATAGTCGTTGAGAGGCCATTTGTGTCTGTTGAGAAGCTTTAGTTCTTCTATTGATCTTTTATGTGTatgtcaaaattaaaaatatttgatacaTTTAATGCATTTTTTCTTACATGGCGTCCTTAATAACTAACAATGCTTATTTCTCTAAGTAGCAAAGCTTTTTGCACCAATTCATAGTTAAAATGCATATTGTATAGGATAGAGAATTAAGTTAGAGTTAAAATGTTCTTGTGTTAGGAAGTTGGTGAGTTTAGCTTTCATCTTAATGGATCTCTTTGGTAAAGGAAGTCAGTGGACATTTCCTGCATACAAAAAGTATACGCACATGTATGTATATTTAAGAGATATTATGTTTTTGTGTTCGTCTGGTcctataaacatattttttattatctaagCATTATGTCAGACGTAGGGAAAGACAACACTTGTTTGTTTCGTCTTTTAGATTGAACACTTGCATCTTATATGATTTATTGTGTTTGAACACCAATCTTCTTTCAAACGATGCATGATCTGTTTGAACTTAGGTGTTTTCAGCACTTAGTCAAAATCACAGGATGTTGGATTTTTTCTTAACATGTTCATAGCCTCTTCTATTTGCATCCAAGTGAAAATTcaataaatgtttttattttattagttattGGTCCAACGAATTATAATCCATGGGGTATATTGATGTTAAATACCTTGAGTGCAAAAAACAAGGTAGATTTTGTAGACGAAAGTATCTTGTAACATCTAAATGTTTAGTCTTTGTAttctataagaaaaaaatgtaataacatGGTTATTTCATGGATAGTTTACTTAGTTTCAAATTCCATTCAATAAAACATTTTATGAATGGATAAAATGATAGATATTTAGAAAGATCTTAAATCAAGATATTCAGAAAGAGATTCATTGCCAATTTCAGACTTAGAACAATAGGCTTAAACAATAAGGTGAGGTGGTTTTTCATTAACTAACTACTTTACAAAATTACAAGTAATTTGGGAGAAGCTTAGAAATTATAAACCAAATACATTTTGTATATATACAATTAAATGTTCCTCTAATGTTCTTTCTAATATTTTGGAACTAAAATCACAAGGTCAAGTATGTAattcttgaataaattgaataatCAATATAGCAATGTTAGGTATAATATTTTGATGGTGGATCCATTACCACCAATAGCTAAAGTTTTTCTCATGTTGTATAGTAGGAACACCAAATTCTTAATAGAAATTTGATctggaattttattttgaagCTACCAactatttatattctaaagatgatagctaaaactttgttattaatttagaaactattgatcaatattagaaactaatttagataccaataatttttttattctctaaaataatatttaatttaatcaatatagcaactaattatttttttatgtaaaattaattttattttatgattttcttgtagttaaAGATTGTGTTATTTACAATATTATACTTAATTCAATGAATTTGATACATAATCTTATATTAGAGTTGAGAAggagtaataatattaatgatatccTTCTTTAATCAAGTGAGGATTTGCATCTTTAATCAAGTGCTTTTCACAATAGATTTATGTGAATTAGTgctgcttttttttttatcaatgatGCACTTAATTAGCTTACATATTCTCCGTCCAAGGAAAGATTGTGGGCGCGTGTTTCTCCAAGTGAATGAGACAGAAGAAAATGATGGGAGAAAAAGAACGAATAGCACATGGAATAATTAATTCTTAGAATGTTTTCATTTTCACAAGTTTAATCATGCACGCACCACGACATCAATATATATTGTTCAACTTTTTACAACacactttgtttttattttaactttattttgtgTGTATACATTTTATATTCATGTTCTTTTCTTTACATGAGAAGAAACTAAAACTGTTTCGGTCGGTTAGTAACTCAGTCTTGGCGACGACCGCATCAAAGCATATTTCAAGACACAATAAATGACAACAACGATAGTTACAAGAGTTCTTCGTGAATTATAATCATATCCTGAATAATGTGAAAGACATCTGAAAAATTAACTAAATACTGATAAACTGAAGATATTAAAGATACTTATATATCAATATATCTTCCTAGGGATCACAGTACACATCAGTGGATAACTGACATTCAACCCATCTCAACAAGGGTCCATGACCAATACTATAAATAAACCCTAGACAAAGGTGTGAGGTATGCTCCAATTAGTTTACAAATATACTCTTTACACAGAATACTTGTTTGATCACCGGAGTACCTTTTTCAGGTCAATCCCGACCGAACACCAACAATTAAAGAAGAAAACTTAAAAGAAGGATAGAGGAGATCACCGACACATCAGCAGTTGTACAACCAGTTCCAAATATTATCTAAATTCACTTTACCTATATAGgtaaaaaaaacaaacagaAAAATTGATGGtaacaacaaaaaatttattgtgatataACACAATTTTTAACAACCTAATTAGGCCGTAACAAGAGATTATTCATTAATATATTAACAAGAATGCTGATGAAGTGATTAATAATACATTACAAGAcacacaacatttttttttatcaacaaaaaataaaaacttaaaaccAATGTTTAGAAGATGTTTGAATCCTATTTATAAATGCTTAGAAACAAGAACACAAGAGAGAAATATATAGACTCTGTTAATTAACATAGTTAACAGTGCAACATAGAGACTTGTGCTCTCTATTAAACATATAGGATTAAGAAAAGGTCAAACATTTTCTTTTGGGTAGGTTTCCTCCATAAATGAGATCTCAGCAGTAAGTTTTTTTGGTTACAAAATGTGATAAACGATTTGAACGAAAAAGTTTAATTTGTTTAATGCCCAGTGTCCGTACATTTAGGATCACAAGCACTATGATGTTTTCTTTGGATTAAGTGTATACAGTAGTACTACCACCATACATCACTAAATCCACTTTTGTTAAGAATAAATTGCTGTCTAATCACCCTTCTATCCATCTTTGTACCATATTTTActctaattaaataattaacaatCCACCAATAAGGAATCTTCCTCTTCATGTAGGATTCTTAAGAAGAATTTTAAAACTTATCAGCAATTAACAAACTAAACAGGACTTGAAGTACGTGCATGCAGATTGTGTTAATGTGAAACCAATAAAATTGAGTGAAATATCAGACCTTAGACATAAGCTCAGATAGATCTTAATGAAAAACATACAAATGGGGAGGAACATAGATCTTCACTAATACTAGTCACATTCACATAGGCATAGGATACTTGTGTggtttttttaatgttaaaacaATCTTTTGGGTGCAATCATATCTCCAAATCAAATTGAACTACTTTTTGTCTCATAATAAAGTGGCTTCTTCTAGTAATAATTTTTCTTGCCAATCCCATTAGTTAACTCATTGTCTATTAGAACAAATCACAATATCATGACCATGCAATTACACAAAGGAGAACAAGCTCCaaatatatttatctttatCATCTTGTTGGCAGAAACATTAATTTACCCTTGTCATGGAATCACTTTATTGTTGCATAGCATTCTTAGAGATGCCTTTTTGGTCTTTCACTAATTGAACTAATGGGGCTTCCAACCAAGACTCAATTGCCAGCCACTCTCCTTATAAGAAGTTTTTATTTGCTGAAGAAACAAATGTATGCATGCACCTTCCTTCAAGTTCATAACTAACCAACACTGCTAGGATATTCACATAGAACTCAGGAAAAAAGCTCAACTCAAGCACTTTACTTATTGAAATGGACAGAAGATTCTGGTTCTATCCATTAATAATTGACTACAACAAGGGCTAATGATGCATAGGTCTAGTGTTGTGAGGACTGTTGCATTTGGAAAACCATGTTCTGTGTCTGAGGTCCCAAGTAAGAAGACTCATTATGCAGATTCCTTCCTTCCATTTTAACCCCAAAGGAGTTAGCACCATAGGGAGACATGAAGACTCTTTCATGAACAGGGTTGAAAGTCATAGCTACTCCTGTGCTTGACTGGTTACTCCACTGAAAATGAGTTCTTGGTGTAGTTGGAGTAGAATTTGGCTGCTGCTGCTGTGAGAGCACATGAGGTGAGGTGGATCTATTGGTGTCTTCTGAAGAACTTGTGGTGGTTTCTGTGAGATTCACTGTTGTTATGTCATGTATGCTAGCCCTTCTCTTGTCTTTGCCTCCTGAAAGTTGCCTTATGAAGTACTTCTGAGCATGGCTAGCCACCTGTGTTGGGGTTCTAGTGATCACATAATTGCGAGAAATATTTCTCCAATCACCTTTTCCATACTTCTTCAGACCCAGTAGAAACAATCTGCAGGGAACATCCAAAGGGTGTTTAAATTCCAAActaaaagtgaagaaaaacaacttttttaCCGAACAAACTCCCCCAAAAGACATAGCTAtcaattgagaaaaataaaatccaaCCCTTTAATATCTACACAGAAGTCTTGTCCCTACACCTCTGCCTTTAATTAACATTAAATTCTATCCACCAATTCTAGCTTTTCACACAATCGCCATGCTTTGAAACAGATATACATTCCCAATTGATCATGATATCACATATTAAAATCTATATGAACAGTTAGCACCATATGTGAACAATAAAAAAACAGTATGTGTAAAAACAAATgcaaaaaggtaaaaaaattacttatgtTCCTCTTCAGTCCAAGGCACTCCTTTCTTCCTTTCCTGCTCATGAGGTCTCACTGAGGATGATCTCTTTCCACTTCCTTTGAACCCATCATAACCAGGAGTGTTCACCCAATCTAAGGTGAAGGGTGAGGTAGCAGTGCTATAGCCAGGAACTGGGATTAACCCAGCTTCTATATTGCTAACATCAACTTCCAGTTCCTTGTACTGCTTGATCACATCAACTACTGTCTTTCCAGGAATCATTTCAGCCACTTTGTGCCACCGATCTGGAGTGTCTTTATCATGTACTGCAAGAGCATTTTCAAAGAGTTTGTTCTCTTCAGGGGTCCATTTTGTGCTCCTATTATTTTCCACCAACCAATTGGTGTTGGAGTTTGGAGAGCAAGGTGTAGGAGAAAGGGCTACAGTTTCCCACTTCATCAGTTCAGTTTACAAGTTCATACAATCAAATTTGGGCTTATTAACAGGAAAATTTAAACTTGGTGAGTGAAAAGTGAAAACTGAGGAAGATAAATCAAAGAGAAACAAAAGCAGAAGTGGAAGTTTTAGCAGAATAATATTAAGGATAAAGCCACAAACATTTCGAAGAGAATCAGAATATCTTTCTCTAAGAGTAGGAGGCTCCTCAGGAATCTAGAAAAGACCCACTTGATCAAAAAAATCAGAGAGAATGCTCCAAATTGATGATGAATGAAAACTATTATCTGTTACACAATTGGTCTAAATTCTAACAAGATAACCCTGCAAACCCAATGAGCTTCCCTCTCAGATACCAATCAGAACCAAGACAGAATCACAAAAGGCAAACATGACccagaaattaaaaaatggaACTTTAAGTGAGAGAAATATGGAAAAGCAAGAGGAGAAGGCAAACACAATGAATGTGATAAGTGTTAACCCAATTAGGAAACAAAAGAAAGAGTCAAGAGTTGAGAGCAACAGAGGGCAGAGAAAGACTTGTTCAGATGGGGAAAAAAAAACTGTTCTTTCTCCCTTTTTCCTTGTCTGTGCAACAAGGAAAGgagaagaaataataataaagaaagcaactcagcaaaaaaaaataattataggaTCCTGAAGCAAGAAAGAGGTTTTATCTGCAAGCTGAAAAGCAAGGTTTGAAGAAATGAATTTAAACAAAACTCCAAGATATTTTGTTAACTAAGAGAAAACCACCCTAAAACAAAGTGATGAAGTTGATGGTGTTGAGTTGTGATTGGATATAATGTGATTGTGGGGACTGTGTCTGCAACTATATAATGGAGACACCATCTTTTCTCTGCATTTTTcatagaaataataattatcaaattactcacttcattcattcattctttattcatttaataattttatcatttttaattttcttttcttccatgAGGATTGGCAGCTCATCATAAATGATGGAAGAGCCAACTGCTACGCACTTGCTAAGATCaattcttcattttttatttatagcaTGCAAACACATTAAGCcaactgtttaatttttttaaaaaactattttttaatttttttctattatatattttttctgctattttttaataattcaataaatttctagtttgactttaaaaaaaaaaatgaaacatgaCTTCATATTTTAATTGGCTCTTTTTTGAACTAGGTCTAGCTATAACTAGATAGACTTGGGTACTAATTAATCACCAagttcagatttttttttaaccaaATATGTCTCACTaataaatttagatattttgtatttgttttggTCAATATTAGTAAGCTAAATTGACTATAATAGATTATttagatattatattttattaaagattaaaaCTTCAGAAATAACTTTATTTACATAGAGTATCTCATTAGTATAATAGGTTtttctataataaaatatatagatattattgtatcgtttttgttaatatttgagTTTTGGTCTAATAGCTCTatatatctttatatttttttttataataattttttcatgtatgacagatgattgttgttatttaaaGTATCAGCATGTCAAGTTTTATAGTGAtgtctaaaaagtttttaaaaaactttaaaaataaaaaaaaataagtataattgataaataacaattataatTCACATGAATTTTAATTACACCCtttaatactaaaattaaatGTATATGGTCTTATCctatcttaaaaaaattctgCATTTATTTTTAGAGGTAGTTTTAGACATCAATAATTTAACAGAAATATTCTATAGAggtatttaacattttttattcattcatGTGAACTACTAGAAGTATTAAAGAGTGGTGTTGATGGTATTTTATTAATGGGCTAAACTGATAAGAAAAACTTTTCTCTCATAAACACAACCAAACTTAATAATATTTCTTCCTAAAccttttatttattaacatCACGACATAAAAAAAAGAACGATACTAACAAGTGACTTTAGGTATTAATTAAtgaatataaaatagaaaagttCCAATGAAAAATTCAGTAATATACATTCACAATAACTTTGAATCTTTAATACCTTttctaattacaaatttgtcaTTAATTTCTTAATTAAGGAAATTTCAAAGAGAATTCTCCGCTGCTGTTCATAAGATCAATTTCAGACAAATGTGTAGTCATTTCTTATAAGATCCCTTTAATGTATTAAATTTTTTCCGCAAATATCCTTAACTAATTAACATGTttatatcagaaaaaaaaaatatatttaaaaattaatgagATAATATTGTTTCCTGATCCGATTTCAGAATACAAATACTCAGAAGTCCCAAAATCTTATTCAAcacattaattttaaatacaataaaaataattttgaaataacaGTATAAATTATTaggtaatttattatttttaactaaattttttattataataatgtgTACCGGTCGGGTCCTCTACGATCGATTCGAAGCCAACTCATAGTCAAGATCGACCAAAACCATTACACTCAAGCAGAAGATTAACGAGTCTAATCAAAGATCAAGCATTAAGTagtatcactacaagaaaatcatgaaatagaaatcaattttatagacaaaaaataattagtttctatattgactaaaaaaattattggtttctaaattagtttctattattaataaataatttctaaattactatctaattaactaccaatctTTTAACTACtaagattctaaatttggtagaaaaaaacttggtagttaattaaataataatttaaaatatgtaaatcACATAGGCAATGAGTAGATAGTTAAaaggtgaaaaaaaaagtttaagagaaaaatgaaagaagagCAAACTTATCGATTAAGAAGAAGGGTAATCATTCGGTTGGTTCCAAGATACATGCAAATTGAATAAAATGATgataaatatgaataaattgAGTATTAAGaaagtaaataatataatttcttattcagaataaattgtgaaaaaatatgatatttaaattaaaaaacttgaggcaaaacttaaaatatattatattatttaaaaatattgtgcAACCCGAGGTAGCCGCCAAAGCAACGGTTGAGATGTATGGGTGGTAAATGACACGAAAGAGCAAGTTGATGCGGTGGGTCCCACAAATGGTTACAACATAACTCACGTCCTTTTCTCATTCGGTGTCTTCCCAAAATAATTGTAGCATTTTTAGAATCTCTAGGTTGTGGGCCCTACCGTTTCAGATTTCCACACGTGTACTTCTCTCATTGGCTCTTACCATCGTTGTACCAACCAACCAACCAATGACCTTCCTTTACGGTAACCAGGCACAGTAACCTATAAAAGTAGGTTTTTTATCCATTTACTTTGGGCTATACATCCTCTCttctcaattttatttattttttttatataaaaacattaaataaattaaaaatgtgtgTACAAAAtggttttataaatttaaattaggaAATTTTAGTTCATTGGGggaattaatattttattattttaaatttataaaggttatatataatatgaaataaataaataaatcatttgtctaaatatttttttctttgaaatatttcttcttcttttttactttttgtagattttttaaattgtgttttatattttcttccatTAGGGTGACAAAGTATAGAAAAATTTCACATGATTAGATTTTAGTTttaagtagttttttttttaatttttatatcttttcattgtttttattgttgttgtatATGTATCGATAAGTCTTAGTATTTTTTTCTGTGAGATTgagttaaaaaaatgtatatatgtTTGTATAAGTTTGTATTAATATGTTTAGTTCATTAGCATCTCATTAGCAGATTTCAACTTCTCtgtcttttttatgtttttgaagCATCTCTTTTAAAAGCACAATAAATACAGTAGGGAAAATTAACTTGATTTactgtttgaaaaaaaaatgtaatattgaAACATTAAAGAGCTAAAACCAAAGGATAAATATTTGTGGATTTAGTTTGTGTTGTTACTGAAATTCGAATTTGAGTTTTTGGGTGGTAAATTTTGAGTAGTAGGAGTTTTgataataaaattgattttatgtgATTGATGATTAAATTGGACTTAGTGTAATAGTTAAAATTGAGTTAAATTGGTATTGCTTTGACATGTGAGATGTTTTTAAGTTGTCTTTAGATGTTATGCCATTTATTATGTTAAATGTATTTAATctaatataaattgaaaattatttgtttcaatttaattaaataaaaaaaaagtgttgtaAAGTTTGTTCATCTCGTTCTAAGTGATCATATATTGTTTAAGTAAGAAGTTTCATCATTCAAGTTATGGATGGTAGTTTTATCAATTTTCTATGTTCTAAAGTTTTGGTCGTTCAAGAAAGAGGTGATCACTTGAGTAAGAGAGGTACCATAATATTCATTTTTCTTCGAGAATTTAGTCACTTAAACATTTTAATGTTGTTCAAGTGACAATATGTTGAAGTTAAGTGATAAATAGACATTTAAATGAAGGAGATAATGAAACAATTATCTCTCTTGTAAATGGATAAGACTTAAGCCAGCAAATATCACTCAAGTGATCctatttatgaaatattttatttgttcttgtTTTACTCAAACTAAACAATGTATATAGATGTTTTATATGATGTTTAATTAACTATGATGCAAAATGAGGAATGAGGGGagaattttttaataatcaCAAATAGATAATTTAATGTTAAGATCACAGGTGGTGATTGATG comes from the Phaseolus vulgaris cultivar G19833 chromosome 8, P. vulgaris v2.0, whole genome shotgun sequence genome and includes:
- the LOC137824229 gene encoding transcription factor DIVARICATA-like — protein: MKWETVALSPTPCSPNSNTNWLVENNRSTKWTPEENKLFENALAVHDKDTPDRWHKVAEMIPGKTVVDVIKQYKELEVDVSNIEAGLIPVPGYSTATSPFTLDWVNTPGYDGFKGSGKRSSSVRPHEQERKKGVPWTEEEHKLFLLGLKKYGKGDWRNISRNYVITRTPTQVASHAQKYFIRQLSGGKDKRRASIHDITTVNLTETTTSSSEDTNRSTSPHVLSQQQQPNSTPTTPRTHFQWSNQSSTGVAMTFNPVHERVFMSPYGANSFGVKMEGRNLHNESSYLGPQTQNMVFQMQQSSQH